The following coding sequences are from one Arcobacter nitrofigilis DSM 7299 window:
- a CDS encoding NADPH-dependent FMN reductase, which translates to MILIFVASLNENMKLAKNLQEQLKSEKLESEIINLVELNLPMYDTLKEQNDGIPTKIHELSEKMNKAEGFLFISPEYNFSLPPVLVNTIAWLSRIGDDFRALFALKKIQLATHSGSGGQDALNAMRTQFTRLNAIVLPREILTTYTKALDVESSQRIISQFASIVKG; encoded by the coding sequence ATGATATTAATATTTGTAGCAAGTTTAAATGAAAATATGAAATTAGCAAAAAATTTACAAGAACAATTAAAAAGTGAAAAGTTAGAAAGTGAAATAATTAATTTAGTTGAATTAAATCTACCTATGTACGATACATTAAAAGAACAAAATGACGGTATTCCCACAAAGATTCATGAATTATCTGAAAAAATGAATAAGGCAGAAGGATTTTTATTTATTTCACCTGAGTACAATTTTTCACTACCACCAGTTTTAGTAAATACAATTGCTTGGTTATCAAGAATAGGTGATGACTTTAGAGCACTTTTTGCTCTTAAAAAAATACAATTGGCAACACACTCTGGTAGTGGTGGACAGGATGCTTTAAATGCTATGAGAACGCAATTTACAAGACTTAATGCAATAGTCTTACCAAGAGAAATTCTAACAACATATACAAAAGCATTGGATGTTGAGAGTTCACAAAGAATTATTAGTCAGTTTGCTAGTATAGTAAAAGGATAA
- a CDS encoding YceI family protein yields MNIVKLGLISILTAGALFAGTYNVDTVHSNLGFKVKHLMISNVTGKFDKFNGSFVFDEKTNTLKSLKGTAEVASINTDNAKRDGHLKSADFFDAANHPELTFDLEKIKGDKAYGKLTIRGITKPVVFDYENNGTVTDPWGNKRVGLELSGKINRKDFGLNWNKTLEAGGVLVGETVKINVELEGVLAK; encoded by the coding sequence ATGAATATAGTAAAATTAGGACTAATCTCTATCTTAACAGCAGGTGCATTATTTGCAGGAACATATAATGTTGATACAGTTCACTCAAACCTTGGATTTAAAGTTAAACACTTAATGATTTCAAATGTAACTGGGAAATTTGATAAATTTAATGGTTCTTTTGTTTTTGATGAAAAAACAAATACATTAAAAAGCTTAAAAGGTACAGCAGAAGTTGCTTCAATCAATACTGATAATGCAAAAAGAGATGGACATTTAAAATCTGCTGATTTCTTTGATGCGGCAAATCATCCAGAATTAACATTTGATTTAGAAAAAATCAAAGGAGATAAAGCATATGGGAAACTTACTATAAGAGGTATTACTAAACCTGTAGTATTTGATTATGAAAATAATGGAACAGTTACTGACCCTTGGGGAAATAAAAGAGTTGGGTTAGAACTATCAGGAAAAATCAATAGAAAAGACTTTGGTCTTAACTGGAATAAAACTTTAGAAGCTGGTGGAGTTTTAGTTGGAGAAACTGTTAAAATCAATGTTGAATTAGAAGGTGTTTTAGCAAAATAA
- a CDS encoding pyridoxal-phosphate-dependent aminotransferase family protein, whose amino-acid sequence MLLTPGPTPVPEFVRKAMADITIHHRTPEFESIFGQTRELLLELYGMDEVVMLASSGTGAMEACILNLVNKKALTINSGKFGERFGKICKAYNLPYTEIKNEWNTPVSVEEVMDTLKNDSEIDAIFIQICESAGGLRHPVEELAKQVKEFNKNIMIVADGITAVGVEKIDTTNLDAVITGSQKALMLPPGLAMIGLSNVAVEKIQTLSKGYYFNLATEIKVQKTNTTAWTAATTLIIGLKEILTHIKNNGGFETLYEKTALRAKATREALKAIGCEIYPKMPANAMTTIYTENAPAIRKILKTKYNVNIAGGQDHIKNSIFRINHMGLVEDFETAWAVNAVELAMDELGLRAFDGTANKIFAMVTFKGNE is encoded by the coding sequence ATGTTATTGACTCCAGGTCCTACTCCAGTACCAGAATTTGTAAGAAAAGCTATGGCTGATATTACTATTCATCATAGAACACCAGAGTTTGAATCTATTTTTGGACAAACTAGAGAATTATTATTAGAATTATACGGAATGGATGAGGTTGTGATGCTCGCTTCTAGTGGAACAGGTGCAATGGAAGCTTGTATTTTAAACTTAGTAAATAAAAAAGCCCTTACAATTAACTCAGGTAAATTTGGTGAGAGATTTGGAAAAATTTGCAAAGCTTATAACTTACCTTATACTGAAATAAAAAATGAATGGAATACTCCTGTTAGTGTTGAAGAAGTAATGGATACACTAAAAAATGACAGTGAAATTGATGCCATTTTTATTCAAATATGTGAAAGTGCTGGAGGACTTAGACATCCAGTAGAAGAACTAGCAAAACAAGTAAAAGAATTTAATAAAAATATTATGATTGTAGCTGATGGAATTACTGCCGTTGGTGTAGAAAAAATCGATACAACAAATCTTGATGCTGTAATTACTGGTAGTCAAAAAGCACTAATGCTTCCTCCTGGTCTTGCTATGATTGGATTAAGTAATGTGGCTGTTGAAAAAATACAAACTTTATCAAAAGGGTATTATTTTAATTTAGCAACAGAAATAAAAGTACAAAAAACAAATACAACAGCTTGGACTGCGGCAACAACTTTAATCATTGGATTAAAGGAAATTTTAACACATATAAAAAATAATGGTGGATTTGAAACCCTTTATGAAAAAACAGCTTTAAGAGCAAAAGCTACAAGAGAGGCTTTAAAAGCAATTGGCTGTGAAATATATCCAAAAATGCCAGCTAATGCTATGACAACAATTTATACAGAAAATGCTCCAGCTATTAGAAAAATTTTAAAAACAAAATATAATGTAAATATTGCAGGTGGACAAGATCATATTAAAAATTCTATTTTTAGAATCAATCACATGGGGCTTGTAGAAGATTTTGAAACGGCATGGGCTGTAAATGCAGTAGAATTAGCAATGGATGAGTTAGGTCTTAGAGCATTTGATGGAACAGCAAATAAAATATTTGCAATGGTTACTTTTAAAGGTAATGAATGA
- a CDS encoding ATP phosphoribosyltransferase regulatory subunit, whose product MIYAHEIPKGSRLYFGKTAKLKRELESKISDILYSNNFEEIVTPNFSYSQHQSIEDEKKLINFSDIKNNQVSLRADSSLDVVRIITKRLGRTTTHKKWFYIQPIFSYPSKEQYQIGCEWIDHDNISDILNLTADILKSINVQPILQLSNINIPKLVSKVLNIDIELFKNGEIAQLFDLDVAWLNSLIRVKSIEDLKQCILLVPSEIKIHLEKLLNTASQIEYDNLVIAPLYHGSLKYYDDVYFRVIHNNFVICKGGKYSADGISSLGFALYTDNLLKILED is encoded by the coding sequence ATGATTTATGCTCATGAGATACCAAAAGGAAGCCGTCTTTATTTTGGAAAAACTGCAAAATTAAAAAGAGAATTAGAAAGTAAAATTAGTGATATTTTATATTCAAACAACTTTGAAGAAATAGTTACTCCAAATTTTTCATATTCTCAACATCAATCAATAGAAGATGAAAAGAAGTTAATTAATTTTTCAGATATTAAAAATAATCAAGTATCTTTAAGAGCAGATTCTTCTTTAGATGTTGTGCGAATTATTACAAAAAGATTAGGAAGAACAACAACCCATAAAAAATGGTTCTATATTCAACCTATATTTTCTTATCCATCAAAAGAACAGTATCAAATAGGCTGTGAATGGATAGATCATGATAACATAAGTGATATTTTAAATTTAACAGCAGATATTTTAAAAAGTATTAATGTTCAACCAATTTTACAGTTATCAAATATAAATATTCCAAAACTTGTATCAAAAGTTTTAAATATAGATATTGAACTTTTTAAAAATGGTGAAATAGCGCAATTATTTGATTTAGATGTAGCTTGGTTAAACTCTTTGATTAGAGTAAAAAGTATTGAAGACTTAAAACAATGTATATTATTAGTTCCAAGTGAAATAAAAATTCATTTAGAAAAACTTTTAAATACTGCATCACAAATTGAGTATGATAATTTAGTAATTGCTCCATTATATCATGGAAGTTTAAAGTATTATGATGATGTTTATTTTAGAGTTATACATAACAATTTTGTAATATGCAAAGGTGGAAAATATAGTGCTGATGGAATTAGTTCATTAGGTTTTGCACTTTATACAGATAATTTATTAAAAATTTTAGAGGATTAA
- a CDS encoding adenylosuccinate synthase, producing the protein MSKADLIVGIQWGDEGKGKMVDMLAQNYDVVCRSQGGHNAGHTIWVDGVRYALHLIPSGVLNPKAINIIGNGVVLCPSSIIKEMEQFKNLEGRLFISDKAHLNLPYHALIDQAKERLKGDKAIGTTGKGIGPAYAEKISRTGFRVGELLNPSKLASGIIDYFAQSRAIFDVLEIATPNKEELIELLTSYKEKLEPFIANTTNMIWDAIDNDKKILLEGAQGTLLDIDHGTYPYVTSSSCVSAGACTGLGISPKDIGVVTGIVKAYTTRVGNGPFPSEDFTEDGQKIADIGKEVGVTTGRGRRCGWFDAIAVKHAARLNGCDQLSLMKLDVLDGFPKVKICVAYDLEGKRIDYMPSDLNNVKPIYEEFEGWDKLAGIRKFEDLPENAKKYINKIEELTGVKVGIISTSPERDDTIIRG; encoded by the coding sequence ATGAGTAAAGCTGATTTAATAGTAGGAATTCAATGGGGTGACGAAGGTAAAGGTAAGATGGTTGACATGCTTGCCCAAAACTATGACGTAGTTTGTAGAAGCCAAGGTGGTCACAATGCAGGACATACGATTTGGGTAGATGGGGTTAGATATGCCTTACATTTAATTCCTTCTGGTGTTTTAAATCCAAAAGCAATAAATATAATTGGAAATGGTGTTGTTTTATGCCCCTCATCAATTATAAAAGAGATGGAACAATTTAAAAATTTAGAAGGAAGACTTTTTATTTCTGATAAAGCACATTTAAATCTTCCTTATCACGCCTTAATTGATCAAGCAAAAGAGAGATTAAAAGGTGATAAAGCTATTGGAACAACTGGAAAAGGAATTGGACCAGCTTATGCTGAAAAGATTAGTAGGACTGGTTTTAGAGTAGGGGAACTTTTAAATCCAAGTAAATTAGCAAGTGGAATAATTGACTATTTTGCACAAAGCAGAGCTATCTTTGATGTTTTAGAAATAGCTACTCCAAATAAAGAAGAGTTAATTGAATTATTAACTTCATATAAAGAGAAATTGGAACCATTTATTGCAAATACTACAAATATGATTTGGGATGCAATAGATAATGATAAAAAAATATTATTAGAAGGTGCTCAAGGTACTTTATTAGATATTGATCATGGAACATACCCTTATGTAACATCATCTTCTTGTGTGAGTGCAGGAGCTTGTACAGGACTTGGTATTTCACCAAAAGATATAGGTGTTGTAACTGGTATTGTAAAAGCATACACAACAAGAGTTGGAAATGGACCATTTCCTTCAGAAGATTTTACTGAAGATGGACAAAAAATAGCTGACATTGGAAAAGAAGTAGGTGTTACAACAGGAAGAGGAAGAAGATGTGGTTGGTTCGATGCTATTGCTGTTAAGCATGCTGCAAGATTAAATGGTTGTGATCAATTATCATTAATGAAACTTGATGTATTAGATGGTTTTCCAAAAGTTAAAATCTGTGTTGCTTATGATTTAGAAGGGAAAAGAATAGATTATATGCCATCTGATTTAAATAATGTAAAACCTATTTATGAAGAGTTTGAAGGATGGGATAAACTAGCAGGTATAAGAAAATTTGAAGATTTACCTGAGAATGCAAAAAAATATATAAATAAAATTGAAGAATTAACTGGTGTAAAAGTAGGTATAATTTCTACATCACCAGAGAGAGACGATACTATAATTAGAGGATAA